The proteins below are encoded in one region of Arthrobacter sp. CJ23:
- a CDS encoding carbohydrate ABC transporter permease, with product MTDTSTKRRSSIAGPAREEARVTDKSTERRSSIFVNVFVWGYALIALLPLGMMVLNSFRTTADLYTKPLGLPWPPHLEAYVTAWTDVSFSTFFLNSVIVTLGSVFLTSLVSLPAAYALSRWKFRGAAAIEALFIAGLMIPVLLTVLPVFQLIDGLGLLDSRIALILLYAAGGIPFSIFVLSAFFRQLPVELEEAAEIDGAGRLRTFFSVMMPLVAPAIATVVIFRFVPVWNEFLFPLVLLRSEEKYTLPVGLTRFFGEYSTNWAPLFAALVISTVPLLLVFVFATKYFIRGLTAGMGK from the coding sequence GTGACCGACACATCCACCAAACGCAGATCGAGCATTGCTGGGCCAGCACGGGAAGAGGCTCGCGTGACCGACAAGTCCACCGAACGTAGATCGAGCATTTTTGTCAACGTCTTCGTCTGGGGTTACGCGCTGATCGCCCTGCTACCGCTGGGCATGATGGTACTGAACTCGTTCAGGACGACGGCGGATCTGTATACGAAACCGCTCGGACTGCCATGGCCGCCCCATCTGGAGGCCTACGTCACTGCATGGACCGACGTGTCGTTCAGCACGTTCTTCCTGAACTCCGTCATCGTCACGCTCGGCTCAGTGTTCCTGACATCCTTGGTCTCGCTGCCGGCCGCGTACGCCCTGTCACGGTGGAAGTTCCGAGGAGCGGCCGCGATCGAAGCACTCTTTATCGCCGGGCTTATGATTCCAGTGCTGTTGACTGTGCTCCCGGTCTTCCAGCTGATCGACGGGCTCGGACTGCTTGACTCCCGGATCGCATTGATCCTCCTCTACGCCGCTGGCGGGATCCCCTTCTCGATCTTCGTGCTCAGCGCGTTCTTCCGGCAGCTGCCGGTCGAACTTGAGGAGGCCGCGGAGATCGATGGCGCCGGCAGGCTCAGGACGTTTTTCAGCGTAATGATGCCGCTTGTCGCGCCGGCGATTGCCACCGTGGTCATCTTCAGGTTCGTGCCCGTCTGGAACGAGTTCCTCTTCCCGCTGGTGCTTCTGCGGTCTGAGGAGAAGTACACCCTGCCGGTGGGTCTGACCCGGTTCTTCGGCGAATACTCCACGAACTGGGCTCCCCTCTTCGCGGCGCTGGTCATCTCGACCGTCCCGCTGCTGCTGGTGTTCGTGTTCGCCACGAAGTACTTCATCCGTGGCCTAACGGCGGGGATGGGCAAATGA
- a CDS encoding ABC transporter substrate-binding protein, producing MLAVAGLLATAGCTAGGNDGPSSGSGEKTTLTVWSWSPEFEKQYATIWHAFEATNPDIEIDFRTYVASEYNQVLATGLTGSEGPDVVQLKSYGGLQAVVDGGNLMPISGKVDGLDALAEDVVAGLTARSDGEVYGVPLSVQTMQVYYNAEIFEENHLEEPKSWADLIKISKELKEAGIIPISIGGADTQVGVPVGTEVFSSSRYGGSEFASEVLAGTTDFTDPDYVASLELMQELQPYLPDNVAGISTADSQALFLSGQAAMYPSLTAAAGLFGHQNPDLKLGVFPAPVGKGWASSAALTPGFVDGGYGISSRTEHPDEAKRLLSWMTTVEFGQLVADELVQLNPVPGVEISDPLLKEMLDNYAANPAPYLMLTDFRYGQPWGSDLVGKNIQALWLGSEDGEQAAKKIQDGLAAWFTPSS from the coding sequence GTGCTTGCGGTAGCGGGGCTGCTGGCAACAGCAGGCTGCACCGCAGGCGGGAACGATGGCCCATCCAGCGGGTCCGGAGAGAAGACGACACTGACCGTTTGGTCCTGGAGCCCGGAATTCGAGAAGCAGTACGCGACGATCTGGCATGCTTTCGAAGCTACGAACCCTGACATTGAAATCGACTTCCGGACATATGTCGCGTCGGAATATAACCAAGTCCTCGCAACTGGCCTTACGGGTAGCGAAGGACCGGACGTCGTTCAGCTGAAGTCGTACGGTGGCCTGCAGGCGGTCGTGGACGGCGGCAATCTCATGCCCATCAGCGGAAAGGTCGATGGGCTTGATGCTCTTGCCGAGGACGTAGTGGCCGGGTTGACGGCTCGTTCAGATGGCGAAGTGTATGGCGTTCCGCTGTCAGTTCAGACAATGCAGGTCTACTACAACGCCGAGATCTTCGAGGAGAACCACCTGGAGGAGCCAAAGTCGTGGGCTGACCTGATCAAGATCTCCAAGGAGTTGAAGGAGGCTGGCATCATACCCATCTCCATCGGCGGGGCCGACACCCAGGTGGGCGTCCCGGTCGGTACTGAAGTCTTCTCCAGTTCCCGATACGGCGGCTCCGAGTTCGCTTCCGAAGTGCTGGCCGGAACGACGGACTTCACGGACCCGGACTATGTCGCCTCGCTCGAGTTGATGCAGGAGCTCCAGCCGTACCTTCCGGACAATGTCGCTGGTATCTCGACGGCTGACTCGCAGGCGCTGTTCCTCTCAGGCCAGGCAGCAATGTACCCGAGCCTTACCGCCGCTGCGGGACTCTTCGGCCACCAGAATCCCGACCTCAAGCTCGGCGTGTTCCCCGCCCCCGTAGGGAAGGGCTGGGCATCGTCGGCAGCCCTCACTCCGGGATTCGTCGATGGCGGCTACGGAATCTCGAGCCGTACGGAGCATCCCGATGAGGCGAAGCGCCTGCTGTCATGGATGACAACGGTGGAGTTCGGTCAACTCGTCGCGGACGAACTCGTGCAGTTGAACCCCGTCCCCGGCGTGGAAATCTCCGATCCGCTGTTGAAGGAGATGCTGGACAACTATGCGGCAAACCCGGCGCCCTACTTGATGCTGACGGACTTCCGTTACGGCCAGCCTTGGGGCTCTGACCTCGTCGGCAAGAACATCCAAGCACTCTGGCTGGGTTCCGAGGACGGCGAACAGGCCGCGAAGAAGATTCAGGATGGGCTGGCGGCATGGTTCACCCCGTCCAGCTAG
- a CDS encoding carbohydrate ABC transporter permease yields the protein MRAATGKYLSIAAFVGPALTLFLFFVVGPLISALGFSLFEWRGTSRGLFAGVDNFVTLFTELPFREELPRALSHNLLIFVGIFIVQNTVGLALAMNIQKRRRSRRALQTIVAIPYLVSALVVGYLWSLLLSPAFGPVNAFLKSVGLGWLALPWLGDPNLAMVTLTAVAAWAWLGFPVLLYSAALAGLPQDVEQAAMVDGASPWQRFWYVTLPLLTPAIGTVTILSFIHSMEIFGLAYALGGSTGSPAGGTDVVGLLFYRTSFRSGSPNAIGMSSALATVLFVTILVTSLVATRLLRQYEKRLA from the coding sequence ATGCGGGCAGCGACCGGCAAGTATTTGTCGATCGCCGCCTTCGTCGGCCCGGCGCTCACCCTGTTCCTCTTCTTCGTCGTCGGCCCCCTGATCAGCGCTCTCGGCTTCTCGCTCTTCGAGTGGCGTGGCACGAGCCGGGGCCTGTTCGCGGGCGTTGACAACTTTGTTACCCTCTTCACGGAGCTGCCGTTCCGGGAAGAGCTCCCCCGGGCGCTGAGTCACAACTTGCTCATCTTTGTCGGTATCTTCATCGTTCAGAACACCGTCGGCCTTGCACTTGCGATGAACATTCAGAAGCGACGTCGGTCGCGACGTGCACTGCAAACGATCGTCGCCATTCCCTATTTGGTCAGCGCACTCGTCGTTGGATACCTCTGGTCGCTCCTGCTTTCACCGGCGTTCGGTCCGGTCAATGCCTTTCTGAAGTCCGTCGGTCTCGGTTGGCTGGCGCTTCCATGGCTCGGGGATCCGAACTTGGCGATGGTCACTTTGACCGCCGTTGCGGCTTGGGCATGGCTGGGTTTCCCGGTCCTCCTCTACTCTGCCGCGCTCGCGGGGCTGCCTCAAGATGTCGAGCAGGCCGCGATGGTCGACGGCGCGTCTCCCTGGCAACGATTCTGGTACGTGACGCTTCCGCTCCTGACACCCGCCATTGGTACGGTCACGATCCTGTCGTTCATCCATTCGATGGAGATCTTCGGGCTGGCGTATGCGCTGGGTGGTTCCACGGGTTCACCGGCAGGCGGAACCGACGTCGTTGGTCTGCTGTTCTACCGAACCTCATTCCGCTCGGGATCCCCTAACGCGATAGGCATGTCATCTGCCCTGGCGACTGTGTTGTTTGTGACGATCCTCGTGACATCCCTTGTCGCAACCCGCTTGCTGCGCCAATACGAGAAGAGGCTGGCGTGA
- a CDS encoding DUF6259 domain-containing protein translates to MIAEDGTRAPVAMTVNIASRDGELVFTAHGAVGNADGLVVGELTLPLLALEHGAGTDRQSDVLYRPDGLGRRTPNPWAMRIPRSTEYMAADHKEASFDFEYPGEFSMAWQGLETGDHFLYLGRHDSEFRGALFSVGTRHPGDDDYLTLSTTALPLAASTSRFDVPPIVVRAERGDWRTGAARYRRWADEWYAGPRPGDGIRGRAGWQRVILKHQHGEILYRYSDLVDIYESGLQSGISALLVFGWWAGGFDRGYPTYEPDPLLGGREELEAAIAEIHSRGGLVTLYANGNLIDRRSDYFAERGKFEAKKDMAGHEYTDGYYFADRSKRLRSFTGPDFTQGCHGAAGWRETMADVAASEVTLGTDSLFFDQIGFHRVAWPCFDQTHEHGAKTDIEAKFRIQTLESMAAVEGVELIGSEGVADCFIQYLDYHHGCGFAFRAEDDAFPHLFRESFPEAIISNRGIHDERDDWERQLSYAFVFNLVFDVAIHRARGLLSELPHYGTELARLTALRSEHAAFFESGVFHAPDQAWDSPLIHVQYGHGDKILDLHWNSSRTDVLTTGAGVLLEPNEITLTVRAAHSLATASVGSSKAARA, encoded by the coding sequence GTGATCGCGGAAGACGGCACCCGGGCCCCTGTGGCCATGACGGTGAACATCGCATCGCGTGACGGCGAATTGGTCTTCACCGCGCACGGCGCTGTCGGCAACGCGGATGGTCTAGTCGTCGGCGAGCTCACCTTGCCCCTGCTTGCGCTCGAGCATGGCGCCGGCACGGACCGGCAAAGCGATGTTCTATACCGACCCGACGGATTGGGGCGTCGAACACCGAATCCCTGGGCAATGCGCATACCGCGCAGTACGGAATACATGGCCGCCGACCACAAGGAAGCATCGTTCGACTTCGAGTACCCGGGTGAGTTCAGCATGGCCTGGCAGGGGCTCGAGACGGGTGATCACTTCCTCTACCTCGGTCGTCACGACAGCGAATTCAGAGGGGCACTCTTCTCCGTCGGTACCCGGCACCCAGGCGACGACGACTACTTGACGCTCAGCACGACCGCACTCCCGCTTGCAGCCAGCACGAGCCGATTTGACGTACCTCCGATCGTGGTGCGCGCTGAGCGGGGCGACTGGCGCACCGGCGCGGCGCGGTACCGTCGCTGGGCGGACGAGTGGTACGCGGGGCCACGCCCAGGGGACGGCATCCGTGGTCGTGCCGGATGGCAACGAGTGATCCTGAAACACCAGCACGGTGAAATTCTCTACCGTTACAGCGATCTGGTCGATATATACGAGTCTGGCCTTCAGTCGGGTATCTCCGCCCTGCTCGTCTTCGGCTGGTGGGCCGGTGGTTTCGACCGCGGGTACCCCACCTACGAGCCCGACCCCCTCCTCGGCGGCCGCGAAGAGCTTGAGGCAGCCATCGCCGAGATCCACTCGCGCGGAGGTCTCGTCACGCTCTATGCAAACGGCAACCTCATCGATCGTCGGTCGGACTACTTCGCGGAGCGTGGCAAGTTCGAGGCGAAGAAGGATATGGCCGGCCACGAGTACACCGACGGGTACTACTTCGCTGATCGTTCCAAGCGACTGCGGAGCTTCACCGGCCCTGACTTCACGCAGGGCTGCCACGGGGCTGCCGGGTGGCGGGAGACGATGGCCGATGTTGCCGCCTCGGAGGTGACGCTGGGTACTGACTCGCTCTTCTTCGACCAGATCGGATTCCATCGAGTCGCTTGGCCATGCTTCGACCAGACTCACGAACACGGCGCGAAGACCGACATCGAAGCGAAGTTCCGAATCCAGACGCTCGAATCGATGGCAGCAGTCGAGGGTGTCGAGCTGATCGGGTCGGAGGGGGTCGCTGACTGCTTCATCCAGTACTTGGACTACCATCACGGGTGCGGGTTCGCATTCCGTGCCGAGGATGACGCGTTCCCGCACCTGTTCCGCGAGTCCTTCCCGGAAGCGATCATCAGCAACCGCGGCATCCATGACGAGCGGGATGACTGGGAGCGACAGCTTTCCTACGCGTTCGTGTTCAACCTCGTATTCGACGTTGCCATCCACCGGGCCCGCGGGCTCCTCTCCGAATTGCCTCACTACGGCACCGAGCTGGCGCGACTCACGGCCCTGCGATCAGAGCACGCCGCATTCTTCGAGAGCGGCGTATTCCACGCGCCTGATCAAGCGTGGGACTCACCGCTCATTCACGTGCAATACGGCCACGGGGACAAGATCCTCGACCTCCACTGGAACTCAAGTCGCACTGACGTTCTGACAACGGGCGCCGGCGTTTTGCTAGAGCCCAATGAGATCACGCTGACGGTGCGTGCCGCACATTCTTTGGCCACCGCTTCAGTGGGGAGCAGCAAGGCCGCACGGGCTTGA
- a CDS encoding IclR family transcriptional regulator, which produces MTLSDDTRYRALARGIRILEAVAGTRGGSTVTELAELTGTDKSSVSRLVTALVDLGMLARLESRRIVLTGRVLNLAQGFQKQYTLGEIARPFLDELCHSVDETVILTIRQGDYSVSVEQVDPEHPFRMVPHVGNVAPLHATAAGRAILFALPVGEQHRILNDLRGAPVEHPEVHLNGESWAREMELARSRGYVWMPRTDDVERVAAVAQGRNGLPLAAVAVYGPKYRMNGRVPEIGRLARATATKLSRAAYGVRK; this is translated from the coding sequence ATGACTTTGAGTGATGACACGCGTTACAGAGCGCTCGCCCGAGGCATCAGGATCCTGGAGGCTGTCGCCGGGACCCGTGGTGGCTCGACTGTCACGGAGCTGGCTGAACTGACCGGCACGGACAAGAGTTCAGTGTCGCGGCTCGTTACCGCGCTGGTGGATCTCGGTATGCTCGCTCGCCTCGAAAGTCGCCGGATCGTCCTGACTGGGCGCGTACTGAACCTCGCACAGGGTTTCCAGAAGCAGTACACCCTCGGGGAGATAGCCCGTCCCTTCCTCGACGAACTGTGCCACTCCGTTGACGAAACGGTCATCCTCACCATCCGCCAGGGCGACTACTCTGTGAGCGTCGAACAAGTCGACCCCGAACATCCGTTCCGCATGGTTCCCCATGTCGGGAATGTCGCTCCGCTCCATGCGACCGCTGCAGGTCGCGCGATCCTCTTTGCGTTACCCGTCGGTGAACAGCATCGCATTCTCAACGACTTGCGAGGCGCGCCGGTCGAGCATCCAGAGGTGCACCTCAATGGGGAGAGCTGGGCACGGGAAATGGAACTCGCCCGATCTCGTGGTTACGTGTGGATGCCGCGAACAGATGATGTCGAACGGGTGGCTGCCGTCGCGCAGGGTCGAAATGGACTCCCTCTGGCGGCAGTTGCAGTTTATGGGCCGAAGTACCGCATGAACGGCCGCGTACCAGAGATCGGGCGTCTCGCACGTGCGACGGCCACCAAGTTGTCGCGCGCGGCATACGGCGTCCGCAAATAG
- a CDS encoding NAD(P)-dependent oxidoreductase, translating into MTTPSARRPILITGGAGDIGSGFAAHARERYDITLLDLPGRFSKQQLLEERVTEADLGDLDALRRAFDGQDTIVHLAAFRKASTPWQDVLDTNIRGTYNVVAAAIAQGCRRVVFASSVHAVSGYEHGRQIREDDPVSPGDLYGVGKIFGEALGRYAAQAEGMSFVALRIGAFQQPEVVTDSESGWLLEEYCAPDDLFQLMTLVIDEEDLTFEIFNAASANRYSRLDISKARRKLGYSPAFDSFTMRADIAEAITAAGPLAPAPPSGMRYETEVREKERVQ; encoded by the coding sequence ATGACCACGCCATCAGCTCGCCGACCTATCCTCATCACCGGTGGGGCAGGAGACATCGGCTCCGGTTTCGCGGCGCATGCCCGCGAAAGATACGACATCACCCTGCTCGACCTTCCCGGGCGATTCTCAAAACAGCAATTGCTGGAGGAACGTGTCACTGAGGCCGACTTGGGAGATTTGGACGCACTGCGAAGGGCATTCGATGGGCAAGACACCATCGTTCACCTTGCGGCGTTCCGCAAGGCATCGACACCATGGCAAGACGTCTTGGACACCAATATTCGTGGCACATACAACGTCGTGGCCGCGGCGATCGCGCAGGGATGCCGACGTGTGGTGTTCGCATCCTCGGTCCATGCGGTGTCGGGCTACGAGCACGGCCGCCAGATCCGAGAGGATGACCCTGTGAGTCCGGGCGATCTCTACGGTGTCGGCAAAATCTTCGGCGAGGCGCTCGGCCGATACGCCGCGCAAGCGGAAGGAATGTCGTTCGTCGCATTGCGGATCGGCGCGTTCCAGCAGCCCGAGGTGGTCACGGATTCCGAGTCCGGCTGGCTTCTTGAGGAATACTGTGCGCCCGATGATCTCTTCCAGCTTATGACTCTAGTCATCGACGAGGAGGACCTCACCTTCGAGATCTTCAACGCGGCAAGTGCGAACCGATACTCTCGGCTTGACATCTCGAAAGCGCGTCGCAAGCTTGGGTACAGTCCAGCGTTCGATTCCTTCACAATGAGGGCGGATATCGCCGAGGCGATCACAGCGGCCGGACCTCTCGCACCAGCTCCACCGTCAGGGATGCGATACGAGACAGAGGTGAGGGAGAAGGAACGGGTTCAGTGA
- a CDS encoding FAD-binding and (Fe-S)-binding domain-containing protein, producing the protein MDRLVASTLADVNTRLLAQFSQSPVDVAHRVSDRLAAAHDASHYLLTPLAVVRPKSLDEVANVMAICRRTAIPLTFRSGGTSLSGQAGTDGVLVDTRRHFRTITVLDSGARVRVGPGATVRAVNNRLASNGRKLGPDPASEIACTVGGVVANNSSGMSCGVHANSYCTLDSVVVVLPSGTVVDTGVEGADLRLREAEPGLYHGLHRLRERVRGNEESVRRLRKLHALKNTMGYGLNSFLDFDRPIEILQQLMVGSEGTLAFVAEATFRTVPTMKYVATELLVFPNLADATTALPALVDAGLATIELMDAASLRVGQRDPEAPEELRELNIVDHAALLVEYQEETEDNLARRLTEAPALLARLPLSQHAALRTDSDRRARLWHIRKGLYAAVAGARPPGTTALLEDIAVPVERLAETCAELQRLFDRHGYEGCVIFGHAKDGNIHFLLNERFDRPEMLARYEAFTEDMVQLVLSQGGTLKAEHGTGRAMAPYVRRQYGDELFDVMWELKRLVDPDLLLNPGVLLSHDPDSHTRHLKTAPPVEEEVDRCVECGYCEPVCPSRDLTRTPRERIVLRRELERARNVGDVELARTIENEYEYDGIQTCAVDGMCQTACPVLINTGDLVRRLRSESVGPVSQAMWKTAAGHWDAASRAGSLALSIGNAIPTALPAMATRLGRSIIGDDVVPLYTEDLPAGGQQRRVIASDDPAAVYFSSCTQTMFAGATSEGVAESFLRLCEQAGIGVSTPQDIPSLCCGTPWKSKGFTDGYDAMKARVRESLLRATRGGDLPVVCDASSCSEGLAVLLDVAAEGVFRVVDAVAFIDEHVLARLPRLEQLTSLTIHPTCSSTQLGINGALQRVAEAAAHSVTVPEDWGCCAFAGDRGMLHPELTAVATKPAANNVAAQATAAYASLNRTCEIGMTRATGETYVHILQVLAQTLPPISDQS; encoded by the coding sequence ATGGATCGGCTAGTCGCATCTACCCTGGCTGACGTCAACACGAGACTTCTCGCGCAGTTTTCGCAGTCTCCAGTTGACGTCGCCCATCGAGTCTCGGATCGACTCGCAGCAGCACACGATGCATCGCACTACCTCTTGACACCGCTTGCTGTTGTTCGCCCGAAGAGCCTCGATGAGGTCGCCAACGTGATGGCGATATGCCGTCGCACGGCGATCCCATTGACGTTCAGGTCGGGCGGCACGAGCTTGAGCGGGCAGGCTGGCACCGATGGCGTGCTCGTGGATACGCGGAGGCACTTCCGGACGATCACTGTGCTGGACTCCGGTGCTCGTGTACGCGTTGGGCCGGGCGCGACGGTTCGTGCGGTCAACAACCGACTCGCGTCGAATGGGCGCAAGCTCGGCCCGGACCCCGCGAGCGAAATCGCTTGCACCGTGGGCGGAGTCGTCGCCAACAACTCCAGTGGGATGTCTTGCGGGGTGCACGCGAACAGCTACTGCACCCTCGACTCCGTCGTAGTGGTTCTACCATCTGGCACCGTGGTCGATACCGGCGTAGAGGGGGCCGATTTGCGTCTACGGGAGGCGGAACCCGGCCTTTACCACGGGCTCCACCGCCTGCGCGAACGGGTGCGGGGCAACGAAGAATCTGTGCGAAGATTGCGGAAGCTCCACGCACTCAAGAACACCATGGGGTACGGACTCAACTCATTCCTCGATTTCGATCGACCGATCGAGATACTGCAGCAGCTCATGGTTGGGAGCGAAGGCACGCTCGCGTTCGTCGCCGAAGCGACATTCCGTACCGTCCCGACGATGAAGTACGTCGCGACGGAGCTGCTCGTTTTCCCGAACCTTGCCGACGCGACGACGGCCCTTCCCGCTCTCGTGGACGCCGGGCTCGCGACGATCGAACTGATGGACGCGGCAAGTTTGCGCGTGGGCCAGCGAGATCCTGAAGCACCCGAGGAGCTCCGGGAACTGAATATCGTTGATCATGCGGCGCTGCTCGTCGAGTACCAGGAAGAGACGGAAGACAACCTCGCTCGCCGGCTAACCGAAGCGCCGGCCCTCCTTGCCAGACTCCCACTTTCGCAGCACGCGGCGCTACGTACTGATTCGGACCGCCGGGCACGGCTGTGGCATATACGCAAAGGTCTGTATGCCGCTGTCGCGGGCGCTAGACCGCCCGGCACAACGGCGTTGCTGGAAGACATCGCGGTTCCAGTCGAGCGTCTTGCTGAAACATGTGCAGAGCTGCAACGCCTCTTCGACCGGCATGGCTACGAAGGTTGCGTGATCTTCGGGCATGCCAAAGACGGCAACATCCACTTCCTCCTCAATGAGCGATTCGACCGTCCTGAGATGCTCGCTCGTTATGAAGCGTTCACGGAGGACATGGTCCAACTGGTGCTTTCCCAGGGAGGGACCCTCAAGGCGGAGCATGGAACCGGTCGGGCTATGGCGCCGTATGTTCGACGTCAATATGGCGACGAACTGTTCGATGTCATGTGGGAGCTGAAGCGCCTTGTTGACCCCGATCTGCTGCTCAACCCCGGAGTCCTCCTCTCGCACGATCCGGATTCTCACACGCGACACCTAAAGACGGCGCCGCCGGTAGAGGAAGAGGTCGACCGATGCGTTGAATGCGGCTATTGCGAGCCCGTCTGCCCGAGTCGTGATCTCACCCGCACCCCGCGCGAACGGATCGTGCTGCGCCGCGAGTTGGAACGCGCACGGAACGTCGGCGACGTCGAGCTTGCTCGCACCATTGAGAACGAGTACGAGTACGACGGAATCCAGACCTGCGCCGTCGACGGCATGTGCCAAACTGCCTGCCCGGTTCTCATAAACACAGGTGACCTCGTGCGCCGTCTCCGATCGGAATCTGTTGGCCCCGTGAGCCAGGCGATGTGGAAAACTGCAGCAGGGCATTGGGATGCGGCTAGCCGTGCCGGATCGTTGGCGCTTTCCATCGGCAACGCGATTCCGACTGCGCTACCTGCAATGGCAACGAGGCTGGGACGCAGCATCATCGGCGACGACGTCGTACCGCTATACACAGAGGATCTCCCGGCGGGCGGTCAGCAGCGGAGGGTCATCGCAAGTGATGATCCCGCAGCTGTGTACTTCTCGAGTTGCACACAAACGATGTTCGCCGGGGCAACCAGTGAAGGCGTCGCTGAGTCATTCCTTCGTCTGTGTGAACAAGCCGGTATAGGTGTATCAACGCCTCAGGACATTCCGTCCCTGTGTTGCGGCACACCATGGAAGTCGAAGGGATTTACCGACGGCTATGACGCGATGAAGGCGCGGGTGCGTGAGTCTCTTCTGCGCGCCACTCGCGGCGGCGACCTCCCTGTCGTTTGTGATGCGAGTTCTTGTAGTGAGGGGCTCGCAGTGCTCCTTGACGTTGCCGCCGAAGGTGTGTTCCGTGTCGTCGACGCAGTCGCTTTTATAGACGAACACGTTCTTGCTCGGCTCCCACGTCTCGAACAGCTGACATCACTGACCATCCATCCGACGTGTTCCTCCACACAGCTGGGCATCAATGGAGCTCTACAGCGGGTTGCGGAAGCCGCAGCCCACTCGGTGACCGTCCCGGAAGATTGGGGATGCTGCGCTTTTGCCGGGGACCGTGGGATGCTTCACCCCGAGCTCACCGCGGTTGCGACGAAGCCAGCGGCGAACAATGTTGCGGCGCAAGCCACTGCGGCGTACGCGTCGCTCAATCGCACCTGCGAGATCGGGATGACGCGTGCGACAGGCGAGACGTACGTGCACATTCTTCAGGTGCTCGCTCAGACCCTTCCTCCGATCTCGGACCAAAGTTGA
- a CDS encoding enolase C-terminal domain-like protein — protein sequence MNDVASRMDIGQDAANQQGDGVISTGTKEYRPDVSMLPVPWAGDTGVRISHVECIITAPEGVNLVVVMIRTNVDGLYGLGCATFHQRAFAVKEVVDSYLAPLVVGRDVGDVTDIGAALRLDSYWRGGPVLNSAISGIDQALWDIAGKRLGAPTWQLLGGRVRSAVPVYVHANGSSPERLVDEVHRRIDEGYRYVRCQVAVPGSVTYGTARVSDESTWNPREYLRFIPDALSFVRQAVPSHVEMLHDVHERLDPADAITLLNNLQDVGLYFVEDAFAPEDLGWLKHARLRTNVPLAIGELFTSVNEYVPLLTERLIDFIRCHVSAIGGLTPALRLSALAELVGVRTAWHGPRDVSPVGHAANIALDIVSPSFGIHEHHEFSPAALDVFPGTLMSAGGVVQPSTAPGLGIEIDLRAASRNPPVHATANWHYGRVRRPDGSLQRP from the coding sequence ATGAACGACGTGGCTTCTCGAATGGACATAGGGCAAGATGCGGCCAACCAACAGGGAGACGGTGTGATCTCAACAGGAACCAAGGAGTACCGACCGGACGTTTCCATGCTGCCGGTTCCCTGGGCAGGCGACACGGGGGTTCGCATCTCTCACGTTGAGTGCATCATCACTGCCCCAGAGGGCGTGAACCTCGTCGTTGTGATGATTCGCACGAATGTTGACGGCCTCTACGGCTTGGGCTGCGCAACGTTCCACCAGCGCGCCTTCGCTGTAAAGGAGGTCGTCGATTCGTACTTGGCACCACTCGTCGTGGGTCGCGACGTTGGAGACGTCACCGACATCGGCGCCGCATTGCGCCTGGACTCGTATTGGCGCGGAGGACCTGTCCTCAACAGTGCGATCTCTGGCATCGACCAGGCCCTGTGGGACATCGCCGGCAAGCGTCTCGGAGCGCCCACCTGGCAGTTGCTCGGCGGACGAGTCCGTTCCGCCGTCCCGGTCTACGTGCACGCGAACGGATCTTCACCCGAGCGTCTCGTGGACGAGGTTCACCGGCGAATCGACGAAGGCTATCGGTACGTTCGCTGCCAAGTCGCTGTTCCTGGATCTGTCACGTACGGAACGGCCCGAGTCTCCGATGAATCGACATGGAATCCTCGGGAATACCTCCGGTTCATCCCGGACGCGCTTTCGTTCGTGCGACAGGCAGTGCCGTCGCACGTCGAGATGCTCCATGACGTCCATGAGCGGCTCGACCCCGCCGACGCAATCACCCTTCTCAACAATCTTCAGGATGTCGGGCTCTACTTCGTCGAGGACGCATTCGCGCCCGAAGACCTCGGATGGCTCAAGCATGCGCGTCTGCGGACGAATGTTCCGCTTGCGATCGGGGAACTCTTCACGAGCGTCAACGAGTACGTTCCGCTGCTGACCGAGCGACTCATCGATTTCATTCGTTGTCATGTTTCGGCGATCGGCGGTCTCACCCCTGCGCTGCGGCTGTCGGCCTTGGCCGAACTCGTGGGGGTGCGCACGGCCTGGCATGGACCTAGGGACGTCTCTCCAGTCGGACACGCTGCCAACATCGCCCTCGATATCGTCTCGCCGTCGTTCGGAATACATGAGCACCACGAGTTCTCTCCCGCTGCACTTGACGTGTTCCCGGGAACGCTGATGTCAGCAGGAGGAGTCGTTCAGCCGTCAACAGCACCCGGTCTCGGAATCGAGATCGATCTGCGCGCCGCTTCGCGCAACCCACCAGTTCACGCAACCGCGAACTGGCACTACGGCCGCGTCCGCAGGCCAGATGGGAGCCTTCAGAGGCCATGA